Proteins found in one Cataglyphis hispanica isolate Lineage 1 chromosome 15, ULB_Chis1_1.0, whole genome shotgun sequence genomic segment:
- the LOC126855122 gene encoding protein FAM114A2 isoform X1: MVTSDSDTDFESADEGRNGPLKKDTRITYWTSPTVDSESDDDTEYVQHAPYKSSNWQRRKAARSNVVTGQETLVGDKDDKIDSDVKGEGNVHIVQSVETFDNQKDMSSIESKKSLSSASAISVKDKKAEFVTHSSTVVKSDDAMSKVEPPKAEKASERTQQRNLSHRLGAKKLATRITKDNDNENKEAQCSNKRSLEPISKDSECELQKDKKQPADDQSKATGINDSPEMDVPEELKSNKKFKEIFQPEGWEGLGNDIELPDDLMEEKLEPVLEKLSLANKEPENSLGNWSSWGNWDVTSLLSTATASVSTLTTHVSQGLTLLEGTIGIQDPRELAETEQDKTAPLDGVELETQEKENQSYSTFGFGNLISGVSSITKLVESTGKEFTSKVMTGGLDTLEAIGKKTMEVLQDGDPGLKKKRAFFMNEPEKPNLSQILREAKEKAETEQKTIEERQLARKVHFESLFDDYQGLVHLEALEILSKQSNMKIQQYLIELDENELTSVQETLEEIKQLCNLNDVDDIDDDDKNNKDLKNKLQNACHELGVDITYEKLYNVWTETKSYLASSSTHTDQEIFQNAISTLAQFTAFSIERFHKTAELLLIKERRSTVNEADALVQLTNILSDQINLLANSFYDTLHQQFAETVEKPNNIETNLERISSEACNANSYIQDAFKLLIPILQVGAI; encoded by the exons ATGGTAACATCCGATAGCGATACCGATTTTGAAAGCGCTGACGAAGGTCGTAATGGGCCTCTCAAGAAGGACACTCGAATAACCTATTGGACGTCGCCGACGGTCGATTCCGAGTCGGACGACGATACCGAATACGTCCAACATGCGCCTTACAAAAGTTCCAATTGGCAAAGAAGAAAGGCCGCGCGATCGAATGTTGTAACAGGTCAAGAGACACTAGTTGGTGATAAggatgataaaattgatagcGATGTCAAAGGTGAAGGCAATGTACATATTGTCCAGTCAGTAGAGACTTTTGATAATCAAAAGGATATGTCATCTATTGAATCAAAGAAATCACTTTCCTCAGCTTCTGCGATATCAGTAAAAGACAAAAAGGCTGAATTTGTAACGCACAGCAGTACAGTTGTAAAATCAGATGATGCTATGTCTAAAGTAGAACCGCCAAAAGCTGAAAAAGCTTCTGAGAGAACGCAACAAAGAAACCTGTCTCATCGATTGGGTGCAAAGAAATTGGCAACTAGAATTACAAAGGATAACgacaatgaaaataaagaagCTCAGTGTTCGAATAAGAGATCTCTAGAACCTATAAGCAAAGATTCAGAATGTGAATTGCAAAAAGACAAAAAGCAACCAGCAGATGATCAATCTAAAGCAACAGGTATAAATGACTCGCCAGAAATGGACGTACCAGAGGAATtaaagtcaaataaaaaatttaaagaaatttttcagcCTGAAGGATGGGAAGGACTTGGAAACGATATTGAATTGCCCGACGATTTGATGGAAGAGAAATTAGAGCCTGTACTGGAGAAATTGTCTTTGGCAAACAAAGAACCAGAAAATTCTTTAGGAAACTGGAGTAGTTGGGGAAATTGGGATGTAACTTCGTTACTTAGTACGGCTACTGCAAGTGTTTCTACTTTGACTACACATGTGTCTCAAGGACTTACACTTTTGGAAGGTACAATAGGAATTCAGGACCCTAGAGAATTGGCAGAAACAGAGCAAGACAAAACTGCCCCACTTGATG gtGTAGAATTGGAAACTCAAGAGAAGGAAAATCAATCGTATAGCACGTTCGGATTCGGAAATTTGATATCAGGAGTATCCTCGATTACAAAATTGGTTGAATCTACTGGCAAAGAATTTACTAGCAAAGTTATGACAGGAGGTTTAGATACATTGGAGGCTATTGGAAAGAAAACAATGGAAGTATTGCAAGATGGTGATCctggattaaaaaagaaaagagccTTCTTCATGAACGAACCTGAGAAGCCAAATTTATCGCAAATTCTTAGAGAAGCAAAGGAAAAAGCCGAAACTGAGCAAAAAACAATCGAGGAGCGCCAATTGGCGAGAAAAGTACATTTTGAAAGCCTTTTTGACGATTATCAAGGACTCGTTCATTTGGAagctttagaaatattatcaaaacagagcaatatgaaaattcagcaatatttaatagaactGGATGAGAATGAATTGACTTCTGTGCAAGAAACATTGGAAGAGATCAAACAACTTTGTAATCTGAATGATGTAGATGATAtagatgatgatgataaaaataataaagacttGAAGAATAAATTGCAGAACGCTTGTCACGAACTTGGTGTCGATATTACTTatgaaaagttatataat GTTTGGACAGAAACGAAAAGTTATCTTGCATCTTCTTCAACACATACAGACCAGGAAATCTTTCAAAACGCTATATCGACTCTGGCACAATTTACAGCATTTTCCATAGAGAGATTTCATAAAACGGCAGAATTGCTATTAATCAAGGAAAGACGTAGTACCGTCAACGAAGCTGATGCCTTGGTGCAACTTACCAATATTCTATCTGATCAGATTAACTTATTAGCCAATTCATTCTACGATACATTACATCAACAATTTGCTGAGACTGTGGAAAAACCGAATAATATTGAAACGAACTTGGAAAGGATTTCGTCAGAA gCTTGCAACGcaaattcatatattcaagATGCCTTCAAACTTCTCATCCCTATTCTACAAGTTGGTGCAATctga
- the LOC126855122 gene encoding protein FAM114A2 isoform X2, producing the protein MVTSDSDTDFESADEGRNGPLKKDTRITYWTSPTVDSESDDDTEYVQHAPYKSSNWQRRKAARSNVVTGQETLVGDKDDKIDSDVKGEGNVHIVQSVETFDNQKDMSSIESKKSLSSASAISVKDKKAEFVTHSSTVVKSDDAMSKVEPPKAEKASERTQQRNLSHRLGAKKLATRITKDNDNENKEAQCSNKRSLEPISKDSECELQKDKKQPADDQSKATEIFQPEGWEGLGNDIELPDDLMEEKLEPVLEKLSLANKEPENSLGNWSSWGNWDVTSLLSTATASVSTLTTHVSQGLTLLEGTIGIQDPRELAETEQDKTAPLDGVELETQEKENQSYSTFGFGNLISGVSSITKLVESTGKEFTSKVMTGGLDTLEAIGKKTMEVLQDGDPGLKKKRAFFMNEPEKPNLSQILREAKEKAETEQKTIEERQLARKVHFESLFDDYQGLVHLEALEILSKQSNMKIQQYLIELDENELTSVQETLEEIKQLCNLNDVDDIDDDDKNNKDLKNKLQNACHELGVDITYEKLYNVWTETKSYLASSSTHTDQEIFQNAISTLAQFTAFSIERFHKTAELLLIKERRSTVNEADALVQLTNILSDQINLLANSFYDTLHQQFAETVEKPNNIETNLERISSEACNANSYIQDAFKLLIPILQVGAI; encoded by the exons ATGGTAACATCCGATAGCGATACCGATTTTGAAAGCGCTGACGAAGGTCGTAATGGGCCTCTCAAGAAGGACACTCGAATAACCTATTGGACGTCGCCGACGGTCGATTCCGAGTCGGACGACGATACCGAATACGTCCAACATGCGCCTTACAAAAGTTCCAATTGGCAAAGAAGAAAGGCCGCGCGATCGAATGTTGTAACAGGTCAAGAGACACTAGTTGGTGATAAggatgataaaattgatagcGATGTCAAAGGTGAAGGCAATGTACATATTGTCCAGTCAGTAGAGACTTTTGATAATCAAAAGGATATGTCATCTATTGAATCAAAGAAATCACTTTCCTCAGCTTCTGCGATATCAGTAAAAGACAAAAAGGCTGAATTTGTAACGCACAGCAGTACAGTTGTAAAATCAGATGATGCTATGTCTAAAGTAGAACCGCCAAAAGCTGAAAAAGCTTCTGAGAGAACGCAACAAAGAAACCTGTCTCATCGATTGGGTGCAAAGAAATTGGCAACTAGAATTACAAAGGATAACgacaatgaaaataaagaagCTCAGTGTTCGAATAAGAGATCTCTAGAACCTATAAGCAAAGATTCAGAATGTGAATTGCAAAAAGACAAAAAGCAACCAGCAGATGATCAATCTAAAGCAACAG aaatttttcagcCTGAAGGATGGGAAGGACTTGGAAACGATATTGAATTGCCCGACGATTTGATGGAAGAGAAATTAGAGCCTGTACTGGAGAAATTGTCTTTGGCAAACAAAGAACCAGAAAATTCTTTAGGAAACTGGAGTAGTTGGGGAAATTGGGATGTAACTTCGTTACTTAGTACGGCTACTGCAAGTGTTTCTACTTTGACTACACATGTGTCTCAAGGACTTACACTTTTGGAAGGTACAATAGGAATTCAGGACCCTAGAGAATTGGCAGAAACAGAGCAAGACAAAACTGCCCCACTTGATG gtGTAGAATTGGAAACTCAAGAGAAGGAAAATCAATCGTATAGCACGTTCGGATTCGGAAATTTGATATCAGGAGTATCCTCGATTACAAAATTGGTTGAATCTACTGGCAAAGAATTTACTAGCAAAGTTATGACAGGAGGTTTAGATACATTGGAGGCTATTGGAAAGAAAACAATGGAAGTATTGCAAGATGGTGATCctggattaaaaaagaaaagagccTTCTTCATGAACGAACCTGAGAAGCCAAATTTATCGCAAATTCTTAGAGAAGCAAAGGAAAAAGCCGAAACTGAGCAAAAAACAATCGAGGAGCGCCAATTGGCGAGAAAAGTACATTTTGAAAGCCTTTTTGACGATTATCAAGGACTCGTTCATTTGGAagctttagaaatattatcaaaacagagcaatatgaaaattcagcaatatttaatagaactGGATGAGAATGAATTGACTTCTGTGCAAGAAACATTGGAAGAGATCAAACAACTTTGTAATCTGAATGATGTAGATGATAtagatgatgatgataaaaataataaagacttGAAGAATAAATTGCAGAACGCTTGTCACGAACTTGGTGTCGATATTACTTatgaaaagttatataat GTTTGGACAGAAACGAAAAGTTATCTTGCATCTTCTTCAACACATACAGACCAGGAAATCTTTCAAAACGCTATATCGACTCTGGCACAATTTACAGCATTTTCCATAGAGAGATTTCATAAAACGGCAGAATTGCTATTAATCAAGGAAAGACGTAGTACCGTCAACGAAGCTGATGCCTTGGTGCAACTTACCAATATTCTATCTGATCAGATTAACTTATTAGCCAATTCATTCTACGATACATTACATCAACAATTTGCTGAGACTGTGGAAAAACCGAATAATATTGAAACGAACTTGGAAAGGATTTCGTCAGAA gCTTGCAACGcaaattcatatattcaagATGCCTTCAAACTTCTCATCCCTATTCTACAAGTTGGTGCAATctga